A portion of the Marinobacter alexandrii genome contains these proteins:
- a CDS encoding thioredoxin family protein, with product MKKIKVLTLLLLWAVTPALSQINWVKDLKIAQASALTTDKFIVMDFWATWCGPCKKMDSDMWNTEEMAKYKDKFVFLKIDVDNNKALAMGYQANSIPKVIVIDASGNVLWNQVGYQNAIPYFKILEGLPFDKLPSNDLKAYLNDTNKESAALNIGLWYQSVSANLENQKLAMSFLNMSDQYLKTATKSKNENVAIEADFSLVLNQAYKGNTKKAIKKVAKMDETEMKNFILAYCYKCEGQNELMNKFTEKIKSEELLARLDN from the coding sequence ATGAAGAAGATTAAAGTACTTACCTTACTATTACTGTGGGCAGTAACTCCTGCTCTTTCCCAAATAAATTGGGTAAAAGATTTAAAAATAGCACAAGCTAGTGCGTTGACTACCGACAAATTTATTGTTATGGATTTTTGGGCTACCTGGTGTGGTCCTTGCAAAAAAATGGATAGCGATATGTGGAACACCGAGGAGATGGCGAAATACAAAGACAAATTCGTATTCCTCAAAATTGATGTTGATAACAACAAGGCATTAGCCATGGGCTATCAAGCCAACTCAATTCCCAAAGTAATTGTTATCGACGCTTCAGGAAACGTGCTTTGGAATCAGGTGGGATATCAAAATGCCATTCCATATTTTAAAATCCTTGAAGGATTGCCCTTCGATAAACTTCCATCAAATGATTTAAAAGCTTATCTCAATGACACAAACAAAGAATCTGCTGCTCTAAACATTGGGCTTTGGTATCAGTCAGTCAGTGCTAATCTTGAAAATCAAAAGCTTGCTATGAGTTTTCTTAACATGAGTGACCAATATTTAAAAACAGCAACAAAATCTAAAAATGAAAATGTTGCGATTGAAGCTGATTTTAGTTTAGTCCTAAATCAAGCCTATAAAGGCAATACAAAAAAAGCTATAAAGAAGGTTGCAAAGATGGATGAAACGGAGATGAAAAATTTTATCCTTGCCTATTGCTATAAATGTGAAGGACAAAACGAGTTGATGAACAAGTTCACAGAAAAAATCAAATCAGAAGAACTTCTAGCCAGGCTAGATAACTAG
- a CDS encoding sigma-70 family RNA polymerase sigma factor, whose amino-acid sequence MTETQIAWINQLKKGNELAAFNLYNSYSNAMYSTLTRMTNDAEIAKDILQESFVKAFRKIHDLDDPLAFGGWLKRIVVNAGLEHLRKKKFDFEDIHEQNQIESEEVDEQLIDDKSLHDAIKELPDGCRTVLCLYLLEGYKHKEIAEQLGISESTSKTQFRHAKQLLKTKLQHYYEY is encoded by the coding sequence GTGACTGAAACACAAATTGCATGGATTAACCAACTTAAAAAAGGGAATGAATTGGCGGCTTTCAATTTATACAACAGCTATTCAAATGCCATGTATAGTACACTAACTAGGATGACAAACGATGCTGAAATTGCTAAGGACATATTACAGGAATCCTTTGTTAAGGCTTTTAGGAAAATACATGATCTAGATGACCCTTTAGCTTTTGGTGGATGGCTTAAAAGGATTGTGGTAAATGCCGGACTTGAGCACCTCAGAAAAAAGAAGTTTGATTTTGAAGACATTCATGAACAAAATCAAATCGAGTCAGAGGAAGTTGATGAGCAGTTGATAGATGATAAGAGCCTTCATGATGCGATCAAGGAATTACCTGATGGATGTCGAACGGTACTCTGTTTATACCTATTAGAAGGATATAAACATAAGGAAATAGCTGAACAGCTTGGTATATCTGAATCCACCTCCAAAACGCAGTTCCGTCACGCTAAGCAATTATTAAAAACTAAACTTCAGCATTATTATGAATATTGA
- a CDS encoding FKBP-type peptidyl-prolyl cis-trans isomerase, producing the protein MKKLFYTSVILSSIWMTSCGNDDEPVSREKQLSIDLAVIDNHLDENNIDTEEHESGIRYVMNVEGTGDGPSIGDKIALKFEGFYLDGGVIGRDTIGFTLDFGSQLIEAWRLMIPEIKEGGSITIYAPSIYCFGSVGNGPIPPNANLIYTIEVISIIDDVEEQQSVDEAIIDEFLSESGIEAETHSSGIRFVTEVEGTGGTPASEDEVVVKYEGTVLSGAVFDSNDVGVQFALTNLIEAWQIMIPTMSEGGKIKIYTPSIYGYGPSGNQTIPPNTILVFEIELLEVK; encoded by the coding sequence ATGAAAAAGTTATTTTATACTTCAGTGATACTATCATCAATATGGATGACTAGTTGTGGAAACGATGATGAGCCTGTTAGCCGAGAAAAACAGTTATCTATTGATTTAGCGGTCATCGATAACCATTTAGATGAAAATAATATAGATACAGAAGAGCATGAATCTGGTATAAGATATGTGATGAATGTGGAGGGAACTGGAGATGGACCTTCCATTGGTGATAAAATAGCACTAAAATTTGAAGGGTTTTATTTGGATGGTGGAGTAATAGGCAGAGACACAATTGGTTTTACTCTTGATTTTGGTTCTCAGTTAATAGAAGCATGGAGACTAATGATACCTGAAATAAAAGAAGGAGGATCTATCACAATCTATGCTCCATCAATCTATTGTTTCGGATCTGTAGGTAATGGACCTATTCCTCCAAATGCAAATCTGATCTATACCATTGAGGTGATATCAATAATAGATGATGTAGAAGAACAACAAAGCGTGGATGAAGCTATCATTGATGAATTTCTTTCAGAAAGTGGTATTGAAGCAGAAACACACTCTTCAGGTATCCGGTTTGTTACTGAAGTTGAGGGGACGGGGGGTACTCCAGCATCCGAAGATGAGGTAGTTGTGAAGTATGAAGGAACGGTTTTGTCGGGAGCTGTTTTTGATTCGAATGATGTAGGAGTTCAGTTTGCGTTAACAAATTTGATAGAGGCCTGGCAAATTATGATACCAACGATGAGTGAGGGAGGAAAGATTAAAATATACACTCCTTCGATATATGGATATGGCCCTTCAGGCAATCAAACCATTCCTCCAAATACAATATTGGTCTTCGAAATTGAACTCTTGGAGGTTAAATAG